In Streptococcus respiraculi, one DNA window encodes the following:
- a CDS encoding GNAT family N-acetyltransferase has product MTIWEPLAQYASFETDRLLLRPFSYEDRKDLHRILSNHQNTTYIIPSRVAIEETTNLLVHTFMQHPLGVWAIEDRITGQMIGCIRFESIDEREREAEIGYFLHQDFWGQGLMTEALKTLVYLGFNYVGFKKLCIVTHLENRGSQRVAEKAGFQKLRQYKGSDRYSRKMREYVEFQLLVSQYELLEEG; this is encoded by the coding sequence ATGACAATTTGGGAACCCTTAGCGCAGTATGCCAGCTTTGAAACAGACCGTCTCTTGCTCCGCCCCTTTTCCTATGAGGATAGGAAGGACTTGCACCGCATTCTTTCGAATCACCAGAACACGACCTACATTATACCTAGCAGAGTGGCGATTGAGGAGACGACCAATTTGTTGGTTCACACCTTTATGCAACATCCGCTGGGAGTTTGGGCGATAGAAGATAGGATAACGGGTCAGATGATTGGCTGTATTCGTTTTGAAAGTATCGACGAACGAGAAAGAGAAGCAGAAATCGGCTATTTTCTGCATCAAGATTTCTGGGGGCAAGGTCTCATGACAGAAGCCCTAAAAACCCTTGTATATCTTGGATTTAACTATGTCGGTTTTAAAAAACTGTGTATCGTGACCCATTTAGAAAATCGGGGCAGTCAGCGCGTGGCAGAAAAAGCAGGTTTTCAAAAGCTCCGCCAGTACAAGGGGAGTGACCGCTACAGTCGGAAAATGCGTGAGTATGTAGAGTTTCAGCTACTTGTCTCACAGTATGAGCTATTAGAAGAGGGATGA